DNA sequence from the Streptomyces sp. CA-210063 genome:
TTCTCAGCCGAGCTCGGTGGGAACGACCGTCAGCTCGGCGGCGACGACCAGGTCGGGCCGGCCCAGGGGGGCGCGGATCGTGGATGCGGCGGCGGTCAACGCGGCGGGGTCGGTGACAGCGACCGCGAGCGGCAGGACTTCGGCGGAGTGTCGCTTCCGCAGGGTCGCGGCGAGGTCGGCCAGTAGCCCGGATCGTCGGCTGAGCGGAGCGACCGCCGCTCCAGCAGCGGCAAAACGGTGTGCGGTCGCGGTGCCGATCCCGGTGATCACCGCGACCCGGTCGGCCGGCAGACCCGCGGGGCACACCGGCAACGGGCAGGAAGAGGTTGCTGCCCGAAGCGTTGTCTGTCATGAGGCCGAGCATGATCGGTGGGCCGGAGGCCAACCAGGACGGTCTTGTCCAGGGTGCGCCACACCCAGGTAACCGGCCGTGTGCGCGCCTACCGTTGCGGCATGAACAGTGCCAACCCACTGGGCGAGTTCCTCCGCGCCAGGCGAGAGATGACCAGCCCGGACCAGGCCGGGCTGCTCTGGTCGGGCCGACGCAGGACGCCGGGCCTGCGCCGGGAGGAGGTCGCCCAGTTGTCCGGGGTCAGCACCGACTACTACGCCCGGCTGGAACAGGGACGGGAAAAGCACCCTTCCACACAGGTGGTGCATGCCTTGGCCCGCGCCCTCGCACTGAGCCCCGAGGAAACGGCGCACCTGCACCAGCTGGCCGGAACGGCTCGTGGTTCCGTCCGGCTAGGTGGCGGTGCGCCCGTCGGGCCGAGGCTGCTGCGCTTGATGGACGGCTGGCATCACACACCGGCGCTGATCCTCGACCGCCGACTGGATGTGCTGGCCGGCAACCGCCTCGGACGCGCTCTCTTCGCCAGGATGCTGGACCACGGCGAGACCAACCTGGTCCGGTTCACCTTCCTGAACCCGGACGCCCGGGACTTCTACCCCGACTGGGAGCGGGTCGCCAGGTCCGGGCTCGCGGCACTGCGCGCGGGCAGCGGCGACCTGATGAACGATCCCCGGCTCACCGAACTGGTCGGCGAACTGTCCCTGAAGAGCCCGGAGTTCCGCAATCTGTGGGCCCGCCACGATGTACGGGGCAAGGCTCATGAGGCCAAGTCCTTCAACCACCACCAGGTCGGCGAGCTGACCCTGACCTACGACTCGTTCACCGTCGACAGTGCGACGGACCAGCAGCTCATCGTGTACCAGGCCGAGCCCGGCAGCGCTTCCCAGCAGGCCCTCGCACTACTCGGCACGGTGGCCGCCGACCTGCCAGCTTTGCCGACCGTGTCACTTAGTGACCACATTCAGGAGGGTTGAGGTCACTGCTGGGGGTGCGGCATCGCCACGAGAAGCACAAAGCGGGAGCGGGACGGGTACGGGCGCTCAGGCGGGTACGGGCGGTCAGGCGGCGGGCAGCAGGTCGAGGAGCTTGCCGAGTCCGTCGACGGTGAGATGCGGGCTCTGCTCCGGTGGCAGTGCGGTGTAGTGGCCCACCGTGTGGATGCCGGTGGCCACCGCGATGGCGAGGGCGTCGGCGCGACGGGCCATCGCCATCTCCAGTTCCGGGTCGTCGCCGACGACGGCGAGCTCCTGTGACGCGGCGCCCAGTCGCCTCGCGGCGCATCGCAGGGCGATCTGCGAGGGTTTGCCCAAGACCTGCTCGGCGACGCCCGTGACACTGCTGATCATGGCGCAGATGGCCCGGGACGTGCCCAGGGCCCTGCCCTCGGCGCTGGCGAAGAACACCGACTGTGAGCAGCTGTACAGGGTGGCTCCGCCTAGGACGGCATGGCAGGCCGCCTCCAGGTCGTCCATGGTGAACTCGCGGTACCAGCCGACGAGTACGGCGTCGGCGTCCGGCTTGCCCTTGGGCGCGACGATCTCGATGCCGGCCTGGCGCAGCGGCTCCTTCAGGCCGTCGCCGCCGAGCACCAGCACCTTTCGGTGGCTCATGGCCAGGAAGTGGTCGACGGCGCTGGTGGCGGGGGTGAGCATGGCGGTGTCGGGCAGGTCGAAGCCGATCCGGCGCAGCGGCTGGGCGTACGCCTCGGGTGTGCGGGTGGTGCCGTTGGTGAAGGTGAGCCAGGGCAGGCCACGAGCGGTGAGGGCGGCGGTGAGTTCCAGGGCTCCCGGGAGGGCGGTGAGGCTCAGTACGCCTCGCTGCCCGGCGAGGATGTGGCAGCGCAGATCGTCGCCGATCTGGCCGCCCAGATCCTGGCCCTGGACGACCGGCTCAGGAGCGTCGACCGGCAAGATCCGGGACACGTTCCGAGCCCACCCGCAGGCGGAGATCATCGAATCATCGCCCGGTATGGGCCCGATACTTGGTGCGGAGTTCGTCGCCGCCGGTGACCTGTCGGCCTACGCGGACGCCGGCCACCTGACCTCCGCAGCCGGGCTGGTGCCGGTGCCGCGGGGCTCGGGTCGTCGCCGCGGGGCTCGGGTCGTCGCAGAGGCAACCTGGCATGACACGGAGTTCCTCCGAGAGAAGAGAGCGGCATGACCGATCACCTCCCCGCAGCGGACCTGCGGAAACTCATCGCCGCCCGGTGCGCCGAACGCACCGCGATGCTCGACCTCACCAGCAGCCTCAGCGATGAGGAATAGGCGGCACCCAGCGCCGCGGCGGGATGGCGCATCGCCGACGTCGTCGCCCACATCGGCGCGACAGCACGGAACCGCTACACACCCCCCGGACTGGACACGCTCCGCGCCACCAGCCTCGAACAACTCAACGAAGGCCCCGTCGACCGGCGACGTGGCTGGAGCCGGGCACAGGTCATGGCCGACCCCGCACTCGGTCGGCCCACGCCGGCCACCGACGCCGACCGGATGCGAGCGGTCCTGACGTGGATGCTCGCCGTGCTGAACAACCAGGTCGGACAGGCGTCGGTCGCCGGGCTCGACGCCCGTGTCGCTCTGACGCTCACCGGCCCCGGCCGCGGAACATGGTGAATCCACGAGGCAGGCGTGCTGGCTCCGTCCAAGGGCCCGGCCGCCGCGCACGTCACCGCCCCCGCGCTGACCTTGCCCCAGTCGGGGAAGGCCACCGCCCCCGCGCTGACCTTCCCCGACTGGGGCACCCAGCGGTCGTCGTGGCGCGACCACGACGTGACCGTCACCGGCGACACCGAACTCGACCTGACCGACCCCACACGCTGCTTCCCGCTGATGAACGCCTATCGGCCGACAAGCGCGCCGGCCTGCCGCGCATCACCGTGCCGGCGCGCATCGTGGCGAGCGGTCGACGCCCAGAGCAACGAGATCACCGCGTTCCGGCCCGCTCAGCGGTAATCGCTGAGCATGGCCAGGACTTCGTCGTAGGTACCGTTCGCCGCCGCGTCGCGAAAGAACCTGGCGCGCTCGACGACGATCTCCCTGGCGTCCGGCCTTTCCCGCAGGAGGTCCAAGGTTTCGGTGAGGTAGTCCTCCAGCGGCATGGCGTTCTCGTCGTCCTGCTGGCCGAGGAGGGTGGTGCGCACGCCCGGCGGGACCACCTCGATCACCTGGACGCCACTGTCGGCGAGCTGCACGCGCAGGCTCTCGGAGAAGGAGTGCAGCGCGGCCTTGGTCGCGCCGTAGGTCGGGGTGACCGCCAGCGGCACGAAGGCCATCGACGAGGTGACGTTCATGACGACCGCGTCGTCCTTGCCCGCGAGCAGGGGCAGGAAGGCGTACGTCATCCGGATCGTGCCGAGCAGATTGATCGCGACGTGGTCCTCGGCGACAGGGAGGGAGGCGGGGTCGAGGAGGTTCTCCCGCAGCATGATGCCGGCGTTGTTGACCAGGACGTTCAGGTCGGGATGAGCGGCCGCCACCCTCTCGGCGGCGTGGGCGATCGACGCGGGGTCGGCGACATCGAGGACGAGCGCCGCGATGCCGGGGTGCTCGGTCGTGATCTCGTCCAGGAGTTCCTTGCGGCGGCCGGCGACGATCACCTTGTTGCCGGCCTCGTGCAGACGCAGCGCCAGGCCGAGCCCGATGCCCGCGGTACCACCGGTGATCAGGATCGTGTTGCCGGTCATCTTCATGGGGGTCTTCTCTCCTTCGCTGGTTTGCGGACCGGTAAGCGCCGCCCGCAGCCCCGACCGTAGGAACACCTCCGCGGA
Encoded proteins:
- a CDS encoding SDR family NAD(P)-dependent oxidoreductase, with translation MITGIGTATAHRFAAAGAAVAPLSRRSGLLADLAATLRKRHSAEVLPLAVAVTDPAALTAAASTIRAPLGRPDLVVAAELTVVPTELG
- a CDS encoding helix-turn-helix transcriptional regulator, producing the protein MNSANPLGEFLRARREMTSPDQAGLLWSGRRRTPGLRREEVAQLSGVSTDYYARLEQGREKHPSTQVVHALARALALSPEETAHLHQLAGTARGSVRLGGGAPVGPRLLRLMDGWHHTPALILDRRLDVLAGNRLGRALFARMLDHGETNLVRFTFLNPDARDFYPDWERVARSGLAALRAGSGDLMNDPRLTELVGELSLKSPEFRNLWARHDVRGKAHEAKSFNHHQVGELTLTYDSFTVDSATDQQLIVYQAEPGSASQQALALLGTVAADLPALPTVSLSDHIQEG
- a CDS encoding HAD-IIA family hydrolase, whose translation is MPVDAPEPVVQGQDLGGQIGDDLRCHILAGQRGVLSLTALPGALELTAALTARGLPWLTFTNGTTRTPEAYAQPLRRIGFDLPDTAMLTPATSAVDHFLAMSHRKVLVLGGDGLKEPLRQAGIEIVAPKGKPDADAVLVGWYREFTMDDLEAACHAVLGGATLYSCSQSVFFASAEGRALGTSRAICAMISSVTGVAEQVLGKPSQIALRCAARRLGAASQELAVVGDDPELEMAMARRADALAIAVATGIHTVGHYTALPPEQSPHLTVDGLGKLLDLLPAA
- a CDS encoding SDR family oxidoreductase, with product MKMTGNTILITGGTAGIGLGLALRLHEAGNKVIVAGRRKELLDEITTEHPGIAALVLDVADPASIAHAAERVAAAHPDLNVLVNNAGIMLRENLLDPASLPVAEDHVAINLLGTIRMTYAFLPLLAGKDDAVVMNVTSSMAFVPLAVTPTYGATKAALHSFSESLRVQLADSGVQVIEVVPPGVRTTLLGQQDDENAMPLEDYLTETLDLLRERPDAREIVVERARFFRDAAANGTYDEVLAMLSDYR